The following are encoded together in the Elusimicrobiota bacterium genome:
- the purL gene encoding phosphoribosylformylglycinamidine synthase subunit PurL — protein sequence MEIKILTATKPELQKISKKYLLALNLEEMVTIQKYFQTLKRNPTDVELETLAQTWSEHCKHKTLTAEIKYRWKDGKMERWKEKTYNNLLKETIFKTTEELNKKWCLSVFKDNAGVIEFDKRNAVAFKVETHNHPSAIEPYGGAGTGIGGVIRDILGVGCGAKPIMNTDIFCFGSYNYPYKKLPENILHPKRIFNGVVAGVRDYGNRMGIPTANGSIIFDDGYIYNPLVYCGTIGIMPKNKISKKVVPNNLILAVGGRTGRDGIHGATFSSLSLEKNIPASVVQIGNPIVEKELVDTILQARDKNLYNAITDCGAGGFSSAIGELAILSGGAKVFLEKAPLKYQGIEPWEIWVSESQERIILAVPRKNIEKIMELFFGEDVEATVLGEFTDTGKLEVFYKNELVCSIDMDFLHNGVPTKKMVAVEPKTEKKCFRVSANTKTLNPVSTLKKLLTSLNVCSKESVIRQYDYEVQAQTVIKPVVGIKNDGPSDATVLKPFFDSYRGIVVSNGINLYGKIDSYSMAASAIDEALRNIIAVGGDLERTALLDNFCWGELEKPEQLGGLVRACEACYNIAKGFGIPFISGKDSLNNKYIVVNQKSKIKNQKSVSIPPTLLISAISVVKDVRNCITMDLKKAGNPIYIVGITKNEFPPTVEPKTAKKQMCALQKAIENNCVASCHDCSDGGIGVCISEMCFSGELGAEINLSKVPYQPNHLILFSETNSRFIVEVKKEKEQEFSKILSGNTFAKIGTVTEAKRLIVTGSTGKKTIDADIFELKKCWQKTLLQ from the coding sequence CATGGTCTGAACACTGTAAGCATAAAACTTTAACTGCTGAAATAAAATACAGATGGAAAGATGGAAAGATGGAAAGATGGAAAGAAAAAACATATAATAATCTGTTGAAGGAAACGATTTTCAAAACGACTGAAGAACTGAATAAAAAATGGTGTCTGTCTGTTTTTAAGGATAATGCCGGAGTAATTGAGTTTGATAAAAGAAACGCGGTTGCTTTCAAAGTTGAAACACATAATCATCCGTCTGCAATAGAACCATATGGTGGTGCTGGGACAGGTATCGGCGGTGTTATTCGTGATATCTTAGGTGTAGGCTGCGGTGCAAAACCAATTATGAATACTGATATTTTCTGTTTTGGCTCATATAATTATCCGTATAAAAAATTGCCTGAAAATATTCTGCATCCAAAAAGAATTTTTAATGGCGTTGTAGCAGGTGTTAGGGACTATGGTAACCGTATGGGTATACCTACTGCAAATGGTAGTATAATTTTTGATGATGGTTATATATATAATCCACTGGTCTACTGCGGAACTATAGGTATTATGCCCAAAAACAAAATATCCAAAAAAGTTGTTCCAAATAATTTAATTCTGGCTGTCGGCGGAAGAACAGGCAGAGATGGTATTCACGGTGCTACATTTTCGTCATTATCGTTAGAAAAAAATATACCTGCAAGCGTAGTTCAGATAGGCAACCCGATTGTTGAAAAAGAACTTGTAGATACAATCCTTCAAGCACGTGATAAGAATCTTTACAACGCAATCACTGACTGCGGTGCTGGTGGGTTTTCGTCTGCTATTGGTGAACTTGCAATTCTGTCAGGTGGTGCAAAGGTATTTTTGGAAAAAGCACCATTAAAATATCAAGGGATTGAACCCTGGGAAATATGGGTTTCTGAATCACAAGAAAGAATAATTCTTGCGGTTCCAAGAAAAAATATTGAAAAAATAATGGAATTATTTTTTGGTGAAGATGTAGAGGCAACTGTGCTTGGCGAGTTCACTGATACAGGCAAACTGGAAGTATTCTATAAAAATGAATTGGTCTGCTCTATTGATATGGATTTTCTGCATAACGGAGTGCCGACAAAAAAAATGGTTGCTGTTGAGCCAAAAACCGAAAAAAAATGTTTCCGTGTTTCCGCAAACACGAAAACATTAAATCCAGTTTCTACATTAAAAAAACTCCTAACATCACTAAACGTATGCTCAAAAGAATCTGTTATCCGTCAGTATGATTATGAAGTTCAAGCCCAGACAGTAATAAAACCAGTTGTAGGAATAAAAAATGATGGGCCTTCAGATGCGACTGTTCTGAAACCGTTTTTTGATTCCTATCGCGGTATTGTTGTTTCAAATGGAATAAATCTGTATGGCAAAATTGACTCTTATTCTATGGCGGCATCTGCAATTGATGAGGCATTAAGAAACATTATCGCAGTTGGCGGCGATTTAGAAAGAACAGCACTTTTAGATAATTTTTGTTGGGGTGAATTAGAAAAACCGGAACAACTCGGCGGGCTTGTAAGAGCGTGTGAAGCCTGTTATAATATCGCAAAGGGGTTTGGAATACCGTTTATCTCGGGCAAAGATAGTTTAAATAATAAATACATAGTAGTAAATCAAAAATCAAAAATCAAAAATCAAAAATCAGTATCCATTCCACCAACGCTTTTGATTTCTGCGATTTCTGTTGTAAAAGATGTAAGAAATTGTATAACTATGGATTTAAAAAAAGCAGGGAACCCAATTTATATTGTTGGTATTACAAAAAATGAATTTCCACCAACGGTTGAACCGAAAACAGCAAAAAAACAGATGTGCGCTTTACAAAAAGCAATTGAAAATAATTGTGTTGCATCATGTCACGATTGTTCAGACGGCGGGATTGGTGTTTGTATAAGCGAGATGTGTTTCTCAGGTGAATTAGGCGCAGAAATTAACTTATCAAAAGTTCCTTATCAACCTAACCATCTGATTTTATTTTCAGAAACCAATTCAAGATTTATTGTTGAAGTAAAAAAGGAAAAAGAACAGGAATTCAGCAAAATTCTTAGCGGAAATACTTTTGCAAAAATTGGAACAGTTACCGAAGCCAAAAGATTAATTGTTACAGGAAGTACTGGCAAAAAAACAATTGATGCTGATATTTTTGAATTAAAAAAGTGCTGGCAGAAAACATTGTTACAATAA